A genomic window from Pseudocalidococcus azoricus BACA0444 includes:
- the atpD gene encoding F0F1 ATP synthase subunit beta, with the protein MVTTVERANVGYITQIIGPVVDIEFPNGKMPSIYNALRVEGKNDAGLDVAVTFEVQQLLGDNKVRAVSMSTTDGLVRGMEAVDTGAAISVPVGTVTLGRIFNVLGEPVDEKGPVSQQDTLPIHRSAPKFTELETKPSVFETGIKVIDLLTPYRRGGKIGLFGGAGVGKTVIMMELINNIATKHGGVSVFAGVGERTREGNDLYNEMIESGVINKDDPNASKIALVYGQMNEPPGARMRVGLSGLTMAEYFRDVSKQDVLLFVDNIFRFVQAGSEVSALLGRMPSAVGYQPTLGTDVGELQERITSTTEGSITSIQAVYVPADDLTDPAPATTFAHLDGTTVLSRGLAAKGIYPAVDPLGSTSTMLQPSIVGDEHYSTARAVQSTLQRYKELQDIIAILGLDELSEEDRLIVARARKVERFLSQPFFVAEVFTGAPGKYVTLADTIKGFKQILSGELDDLPEQAFYLVGDIEEAKAKAEKLKG; encoded by the coding sequence ATGGTCACAACAGTCGAACGAGCCAATGTGGGTTACATTACGCAGATTATTGGCCCGGTGGTGGATATTGAATTTCCCAACGGTAAAATGCCCTCCATCTACAATGCGTTGCGGGTGGAAGGTAAAAACGATGCTGGCCTGGATGTGGCCGTCACCTTTGAAGTCCAGCAATTATTGGGCGACAACAAAGTTCGGGCCGTCTCCATGAGTACCACCGATGGCCTGGTGCGGGGGATGGAAGCCGTGGATACCGGGGCAGCCATTAGCGTACCTGTGGGGACAGTCACCCTCGGGCGGATTTTTAATGTTCTCGGCGAACCTGTTGACGAAAAAGGGCCCGTCAGCCAGCAAGATACCCTCCCGATTCACCGCAGTGCGCCCAAATTTACCGAACTGGAAACCAAGCCTTCGGTTTTTGAAACCGGCATTAAGGTGATTGACCTCCTGACCCCCTATCGCCGGGGTGGCAAGATTGGCCTGTTTGGGGGAGCGGGTGTGGGTAAAACCGTGATCATGATGGAATTGATCAACAACATTGCCACCAAGCACGGCGGGGTCTCCGTATTTGCGGGGGTGGGTGAACGGACTCGGGAAGGGAATGACCTCTACAACGAAATGATTGAATCCGGGGTGATCAACAAAGACGATCCCAATGCCTCCAAAATTGCCCTCGTTTACGGCCAGATGAACGAACCCCCCGGAGCCCGGATGCGGGTTGGTCTGTCGGGTTTGACCATGGCGGAATATTTCCGGGATGTTAGCAAACAGGACGTGCTGTTATTTGTGGATAATATTTTCCGGTTTGTCCAGGCCGGTTCAGAAGTATCAGCCCTCTTAGGTCGGATGCCCTCCGCCGTGGGATATCAGCCAACTCTCGGAACCGATGTCGGTGAACTCCAAGAGCGGATTACTTCCACCACAGAAGGTTCAATTACCTCCATTCAAGCCGTGTATGTGCCTGCCGATGACTTGACCGACCCCGCTCCGGCCACTACCTTTGCTCACTTGGATGGAACGACCGTTCTTTCTCGGGGGTTAGCAGCGAAAGGAATTTATCCGGCGGTGGATCCCTTGGGTTCAACCTCCACCATGTTGCAGCCTTCGATTGTGGGCGATGAGCATTACAGCACTGCCCGGGCCGTTCAATCCACCCTCCAACGCTACAAAGAACTGCAAGACATCATTGCCATCTTGGGCCTGGATGAACTGTCGGAAGAAGATCGTTTGATCGTGGCTCGGGCCCGAAAAGTCGAACGATTCCTCTCCCAACCCTTCTTTGTGGCGGAAGTCTTCACCGGCGCGCCGGGTAAATATGTCACCTTGGCCGACACGATCAAAGGGTTCAAACAAATCCTCAGTGGTGAGCTGGATGATTTACCGGAACAGGCCTTCTACTTGGTGGGTGACATCGAGGAAGCGAAAGCGAAAGCCGAAAAACTCAAAGGCTAA
- a CDS encoding PilN domain-containing protein, producing MYVIDINLLRDRPEFGGEVDSGTVGGGTDNTPIIIGGVAAAVFIGLVVLGAAGATYWTSQLQAKKAEVEARLGEVAPKLAELGELKTEVTNITAETKALTTIFNQVKPWSALLRDLAGNTPKGLQITQITQAAPPPPPAPPPAKEGETPPPPPPPPMTSDLTLDGQAESFPDVNDFVLLLQQKSPFLVPNSTRLVSANRESNFIKFQIKTTVSDVPASELLQALEQNGASGLASRIKFLKERGVVTQ from the coding sequence ATGTATGTAATTGACATTAACTTACTGAGAGACCGACCAGAATTTGGCGGCGAAGTTGACTCTGGCACTGTTGGGGGAGGCACTGACAATACCCCAATTATTATTGGTGGAGTTGCGGCGGCTGTTTTCATTGGCCTAGTTGTTTTGGGAGCTGCTGGAGCCACCTACTGGACAAGCCAACTCCAAGCCAAGAAGGCTGAAGTGGAAGCCCGCCTTGGAGAAGTTGCCCCCAAGTTGGCGGAACTCGGAGAATTAAAAACTGAGGTTACAAACATCACGGCGGAAACTAAAGCCCTAACAACTATCTTCAATCAGGTCAAGCCCTGGTCAGCCCTCCTGCGGGATTTAGCTGGTAATACTCCCAAAGGGCTACAGATTACCCAGATTACTCAGGCGGCTCCACCCCCACCTCCAGCCCCACCCCCTGCAAAGGAAGGTGAAACTCCCCCCCCGCCTCCCCCCCCGCCAATGACATCGGATTTAACGCTTGATGGCCAGGCCGAGTCTTTTCCTGATGTGAATGATTTTGTGTTGCTGTTACAACAAAAGTCACCATTCCTAGTCCCGAACTCCACTCGGCTTGTTTCTGCCAATCGAGAGAGCAACTTCATCAAGTTTCAAATTAAAACCACAGTGAGTGATGTCCCTGCCAGTGAGTTACTCCAGGCCCTTGAACAGAACGGGGCATCCGGTTTAGCCTCTCGCATTAAATTTTTGAAAGAACGAGGAGTGGTAACACAATGA
- the pilM gene encoding type IV pilus assembly protein PilM: MIASLFTKPKQGLGIELTPERVNIALLEQGRQGIKLSSFVSVPLNEGAIEEGRIMDTAAVAEAIRQGLEEKKIKAKNAISAIPMGDAVIRLIRLPAELSNAELREMVLYQEAPLYLPFPREEADVDYQKLGSSLDDDGIERVEVLLVGTLRSVTDTIASTFIQAGVQLTTLEVSSFALMRTMREQLQQLVGEAVAIVDIGYDGTEISIVKDGIPQFNRKVPIGTARMQEAISRAMNLPPAMGVDLLSSLSVPVGQMDGVPANPSSAAILRVLGDLSDEIRRSIDFYLNQGETLEISQLLLAGVGAGIGQIDEFFNEKLNYVTLLMDPIANLSLQVSDELSPDKRPGLGTVIGLGLRGVF, translated from the coding sequence GTGATTGCTAGTTTATTTACCAAACCAAAACAAGGCCTGGGCATAGAACTTACCCCGGAGCGAGTCAATATCGCCCTTTTAGAGCAGGGACGGCAGGGAATTAAGTTAAGTTCCTTTGTCTCTGTTCCCCTCAACGAAGGTGCCATCGAAGAAGGGCGGATCATGGACACAGCGGCGGTGGCAGAAGCGATTCGTCAAGGTCTCGAAGAAAAAAAGATCAAGGCTAAAAATGCCATTAGTGCCATTCCCATGGGAGATGCGGTGATTCGCTTGATTCGTCTCCCGGCGGAGTTAAGCAATGCCGAGCTGCGGGAAATGGTCCTCTACCAAGAAGCCCCCCTTTATCTGCCCTTTCCCCGAGAAGAAGCGGATGTTGATTATCAGAAGTTGGGCAGCAGCCTGGATGATGATGGGATTGAGCGGGTGGAAGTTTTGCTGGTGGGGACGTTGCGCTCTGTCACCGATACTATTGCCAGTACGTTTATCCAGGCCGGTGTGCAACTGACAACGTTAGAAGTGTCCAGCTTTGCTCTGATGCGGACGATGCGAGAACAACTCCAGCAATTAGTTGGGGAAGCCGTGGCGATTGTGGATATTGGCTACGACGGTACAGAAATTAGCATTGTTAAGGACGGGATTCCCCAATTTAATCGTAAAGTTCCTATTGGCACAGCCCGGATGCAAGAGGCGATTAGTCGAGCCATGAATTTACCTCCAGCAATGGGGGTGGATCTGCTGAGTAGTTTATCGGTTCCCGTGGGACAAATGGATGGTGTTCCAGCTAACCCAAGTTCGGCGGCAATCTTACGAGTGTTGGGGGATTTATCCGATGAAATCCGCCGTTCGATTGATTTCTACTTAAATCAAGGTGAAACATTAGAAATTTCGCAACTTCTCTTGGCGGGAGTTGGGGCAGGAATTGGTCAAATTGATGAGTTTTTTAATGAAAAGTTGAACTATGTCACCCTCCTCATGGATCCGATTGCCAACCTCTCACTCCAGGTGAGTGATGAACTTTCCCCAGATAAACGCCCAGGCCTGGGAACGGTCATTGGCCTGGGTTTGCGCGGCGTATTCTAA
- a CDS encoding SRPBCC family protein, translating to MSEWLEHTVQIEVAAPMDLVWDLWSDLEKMPLWMKWIDSVKVLEENPDLSRWKLATGGLEFSWQSRIRQQIFHQMIQWESVDGLPNRGAIRFYDRHGSSIVRLSVAYAIPGVLGKIMDRLFLGKAVENNLMESLQAFRDYAQAVAKPVSQPN from the coding sequence ATGAGTGAGTGGCTTGAGCATACCGTCCAAATTGAAGTCGCCGCCCCGATGGATTTGGTGTGGGATCTATGGTCAGATCTGGAAAAAATGCCCCTGTGGATGAAATGGATTGACTCGGTGAAAGTCCTAGAAGAAAATCCAGATTTGTCCCGTTGGAAGTTGGCCACCGGGGGCCTGGAATTTAGTTGGCAATCCCGGATTCGACAGCAGATTTTTCATCAAATGATTCAATGGGAATCCGTTGATGGTTTACCCAACCGGGGGGCGATCCGCTTCTATGATCGTCACGGCAGCAGTATTGTCCGTCTCTCAGTGGCCTATGCCATTCCCGGAGTTCTGGGAAAAATCATGGATCGGTTGTTCCTCGGTAAAGCGGTGGAAAATAACCTGATGGAATCCCTCCAGGCCTTTCGGGACTATGCCCAGGCTGTGGCTAAACCGGTTTCCCAACCCAATTAA
- the petP gene encoding cytochrome b6f subunit PetP — protein sequence MEVGQKVRVCRIRDRVNQGVANTLGKFGVITGFKMTDGSGVGVVVKFEGQGSTWFFEDEIEVVP from the coding sequence ATGGAAGTTGGGCAAAAAGTCCGCGTCTGTCGGATTCGTGATCGGGTTAATCAAGGGGTCGCCAACACGTTAGGTAAATTTGGCGTGATTACCGGATTCAAAATGACCGATGGCAGTGGTGTTGGGGTCGTGGTGAAATTCGAGGGACAAGGCAGTACTTGGTTTTTTGAAGATGAGATTGAAGTTGTTCCTTAA
- the cobO gene encoding cob(I)yrinic acid a,c-diamide adenosyltransferase has protein sequence MVTDAQHQAKMQRRKEIQAQRVAERNLEKGLIIVHTGNGKGKTTAALGMVLRSLGHGYRVAIVQFIKGAWEPAEKAMLGQFSPQLEFQALGEGFTWETQDRQRDIATTQAAWTTALHYVTNPEFRLVLLDEVNVALKLGYLSVSQVLQGLAEKPATSHVILTGRGAPPELIAEADLVTEMTLIKHPFREQGVKAQAGIEF, from the coding sequence ATGGTTACGGATGCCCAACACCAGGCCAAGATGCAACGCCGCAAGGAAATTCAGGCTCAACGAGTTGCTGAACGGAATCTGGAGAAAGGCCTGATCATTGTCCACACCGGTAATGGGAAAGGAAAAACAACAGCCGCCTTGGGGATGGTCTTGCGGTCTTTGGGCCATGGCTATCGGGTGGCGATTGTCCAATTTATTAAGGGGGCCTGGGAGCCAGCCGAAAAAGCTATGCTTGGGCAGTTCTCCCCACAGCTTGAATTCCAGGCCCTTGGGGAAGGCTTTACCTGGGAAACCCAAGATCGCCAGCGGGATATTGCCACCACCCAAGCGGCCTGGACAACAGCCTTGCACTATGTGACCAACCCAGAATTTCGGCTCGTGCTACTTGATGAAGTTAATGTGGCCTTAAAACTGGGCTATCTATCCGTCTCACAAGTCCTCCAAGGCCTGGCCGAAAAGCCTGCCACTTCCCACGTGATTTTGACTGGCCGAGGCGCACCCCCAGAACTCATTGCTGAAGCGGATTTAGTGACAGAAATGACCCTCATTAAACATCCCTTTCGAGAACAAGGGGTCAAGGCCCAAGCTGGCATCGAATTTTAG
- the uvrC gene encoding excinuclease ABC subunit UvrC produces the protein MSEPLLKNREQLEARLKELPLEPGVYLMRDKTDQILYIGKSKRLRNRVRSYFRQPASLGPRLELMVYQVADIEFIVTDSEAEALALEANLIKQHQPHFNVLLKDDKKYPYLCITWSQEYPRIFITRKRRLEAQKDRYYGPYVDTRLLRQTLGLVKRLFPLRQRPQPLFKDRPCLNFDMGRCPGVCQKLITPEDYRKTLQRVAMIFQGRTGELIETLTQQMEQAAEVLNFELAARLRDQIAGLKYLGADQKVTLSDDTVSRDAIALAADEHQACIQLFQIRSGRLVGRLGFVADAQAGQPGLILQRVLEEHYAQADPVEIPPEILVQTALPEAEFLADYLSQAKGRKVTITVPQRQAKAELIEMVERNALLELARTQKVTDRNNAALKDLAELLDLPELPQRIEGYDISHIQGSDAVASRVVFINGLPAKQHYRRYKIRNPEVKTGHSDDFASLAEILQRRFRTYLDDPSKERVGDANWPDVVMIDGGKGQLSAVVNVLRDGGILEDVKILSLAKQREEIFLPGESQPLPTDAEQPGVQLLRRLRDEAHRFAVSFHRQQRSDRMRRSRLEEIPGLGYHRQKQLLATFRSIDFIRTASLAQLTAVPNIGPRLAQQIYDYFHPQARSEPEEFRSL, from the coding sequence ATGTCGGAGCCACTACTAAAAAATCGGGAACAGTTAGAAGCCCGTCTAAAAGAATTGCCCTTGGAGCCGGGGGTGTATTTAATGCGGGATAAAACGGATCAAATTCTCTATATCGGTAAATCAAAACGCCTCCGCAATCGCGTCCGATCCTATTTTCGCCAACCCGCCAGCCTTGGCCCCCGCCTCGAGTTAATGGTCTATCAAGTCGCGGATATTGAGTTTATTGTCACCGACAGCGAAGCAGAAGCCCTGGCCCTAGAAGCAAATTTAATTAAGCAGCATCAGCCCCATTTCAATGTTCTGCTCAAAGACGATAAAAAATATCCCTATCTCTGTATCACTTGGTCACAGGAGTATCCGCGGATTTTTATTACCCGCAAACGCCGCCTGGAAGCCCAAAAAGATCGCTACTACGGCCCCTATGTGGATACAAGGTTACTGAGACAGACGCTAGGCCTGGTGAAACGGCTTTTTCCGTTACGGCAACGTCCTCAACCCCTATTTAAGGATCGCCCCTGTTTGAATTTCGATATGGGTCGCTGTCCGGGAGTCTGCCAAAAGCTGATTACACCGGAAGACTACCGGAAAACACTGCAACGGGTGGCGATGATTTTCCAAGGCCGAACAGGAGAATTGATTGAAACCTTGACCCAACAAATGGAGCAGGCCGCGGAAGTCCTCAATTTTGAATTGGCAGCGCGGTTACGGGATCAAATTGCCGGATTGAAATATTTGGGAGCGGATCAAAAGGTAACGCTTTCGGATGATACGGTGTCTCGGGATGCCATTGCTTTAGCTGCCGATGAGCACCAGGCCTGTATTCAGCTATTTCAAATTCGCTCGGGGCGGTTAGTCGGTCGGTTGGGATTTGTCGCTGATGCCCAGGCCGGACAACCGGGTTTGATTCTCCAGCGCGTCCTTGAAGAACATTATGCCCAGGCCGATCCCGTCGAGATTCCCCCGGAAATTTTGGTCCAAACGGCCTTACCGGAAGCCGAATTTTTAGCGGATTATCTCAGCCAGGCCAAGGGGCGCAAAGTCACAATCACCGTTCCCCAACGCCAGGCCAAGGCCGAACTGATTGAAATGGTCGAACGTAACGCCCTCTTAGAACTGGCCCGCACTCAAAAAGTAACTGATCGGAACAATGCCGCCCTCAAGGATTTAGCTGAACTTTTGGATTTGCCGGAACTGCCCCAACGGATCGAAGGCTATGACATTTCCCACATTCAAGGCTCGGATGCAGTGGCCTCACGGGTCGTGTTCATCAATGGTTTACCAGCCAAACAGCACTATCGCCGCTATAAAATTCGCAATCCTGAAGTCAAAACTGGCCATTCCGATGATTTTGCGAGTCTGGCGGAGATTCTCCAACGGCGTTTTCGGACCTATCTTGATGATCCCAGCAAAGAACGGGTCGGGGATGCCAATTGGCCGGATGTGGTGATGATTGATGGCGGTAAAGGGCAACTCTCAGCAGTGGTGAATGTGTTGCGGGATGGCGGCATTTTAGAAGATGTCAAAATCCTCAGCCTGGCCAAACAACGGGAAGAAATTTTCTTGCCTGGTGAATCCCAACCCCTGCCTACAGATGCGGAACAGCCGGGTGTTCAACTCCTGAGACGGTTACGAGATGAGGCCCATCGGTTTGCGGTTAGTTTTCATCGCCAACAAAGAAGTGATCGGATGCGGCGGTCGCGCTTAGAAGAAATACCCGGCCTGGGCTATCACCGCCAAAAACAACTCTTAGCTACGTTCAGATCCATTGATTTTATCCGCACGGCCAGTCTGGCCCAACTTACGGCCGTCCCTAACATTGGCCCTCGCCTGGCCCAACAAATCTATGACTATTTTCACCCCCAGGCCAGGAGTGAACCCGAGGAATTTAGGAGTCTTTAA
- the zds gene encoding 9,9'-di-cis-zeta-carotene desaturase, whose amino-acid sequence MQVAIVGAGLAGLAAAIDLVDAGHQVTIYESRPFIGGKVGSWVDPDGNHIEMGLHVFFYNYANLFALLDKVGARQNLLPKEHIHTFINRGGMTGALDFRFPLGAPFNGLKAFFTTSQLNVQDKLQNSIALGTSPIVRGLVDYDGAMKQIRGLDQYSFADWFRRHGGSAGSLKRLWNPIAYALGFIGVEEMSARCMLTIFQMFAAKTEASKLNMLKGSPHNYLLKPLVDYLTARGTEIFTRRRVREILFDQQEGKTTVQGLVIAKGEETETIIADAYLCACDVPGIQRLIPQAWRKYPEFDNIFKLDAVPVATVQLRFNGWVTELQDPEKRTQLQQASGIDNLLYTADADFSCFADLALASPADYYREGQGSLMQVVLTPGDPFMKQSNEAIAQHVLKQIHDLFPSSRDLTMTWFSVVKLAQSLYREAPGMDPYRPAQATPVSNFFLAGSYTQQDYIDSMEGATMSGRQAAQAILAGWNS is encoded by the coding sequence ATGCAGGTGGCGATTGTTGGGGCAGGGTTAGCCGGATTAGCGGCGGCCATTGATCTGGTGGATGCCGGCCACCAAGTGACGATTTACGAGTCTCGCCCGTTCATTGGCGGCAAAGTGGGTAGTTGGGTGGATCCCGATGGCAACCACATTGAAATGGGCCTGCACGTTTTCTTTTACAACTACGCCAACCTGTTTGCGCTTCTGGATAAGGTTGGGGCGAGGCAAAATCTCTTACCGAAAGAACATATCCATACCTTTATCAATCGGGGTGGGATGACCGGTGCCTTGGATTTTCGCTTTCCCCTCGGTGCGCCGTTTAATGGCTTGAAAGCATTTTTCACCACTAGCCAACTGAATGTCCAGGATAAGCTGCAAAACTCCATTGCCTTGGGAACGAGTCCGATTGTCCGGGGCCTGGTGGATTATGACGGGGCAATGAAACAAATTCGGGGCCTGGATCAATACAGCTTTGCCGATTGGTTTCGCCGTCACGGGGGTTCTGCAGGCAGCCTCAAACGCCTTTGGAATCCGATTGCCTATGCCTTAGGTTTTATTGGCGTGGAAGAGATGTCGGCCCGCTGTATGTTGACGATTTTTCAGATGTTTGCCGCCAAAACTGAAGCCTCCAAACTGAATATGCTGAAAGGCTCACCCCACAACTATTTGCTTAAGCCTTTGGTGGATTACTTAACGGCCCGGGGGACAGAAATTTTTACCAGGCGGCGGGTCAGGGAGATTTTATTTGATCAGCAAGAGGGTAAAACTACTGTGCAGGGCCTGGTGATTGCCAAAGGGGAAGAAACCGAAACCATAATCGCCGATGCCTATCTTTGTGCCTGTGATGTCCCCGGAATTCAACGCCTCATCCCCCAGGCCTGGCGCAAGTATCCTGAATTTGACAATATTTTCAAGTTGGATGCTGTTCCAGTGGCCACAGTGCAACTCCGCTTTAATGGCTGGGTGACAGAACTCCAAGACCCGGAAAAACGCACACAACTCCAACAGGCCAGCGGAATTGACAACCTCCTTTACACTGCCGATGCCGATTTTTCCTGTTTTGCCGATTTAGCCCTCGCCAGTCCCGCGGATTACTATCGAGAAGGGCAAGGGTCTCTGATGCAAGTAGTCTTAACGCCGGGTGATCCCTTCATGAAACAAAGTAATGAAGCGATTGCCCAACACGTTCTCAAACAAATCCATGACCTGTTTCCCTCTTCCCGAGACTTAACAATGACTTGGTTTAGTGTGGTGAAATTAGCCCAGTCCCTCTATCGAGAAGCACCGGGGATGGATCCTTACCGACCCGCCCAGGCCACCCCAGTGTCTAACTTCTTTTTGGCAGGGAGCTACACTCAACAGGATTATATTGACAGTATGGAGGGGGCAACCATGTCCGGTCGGCAAGCGGCACAGGCCATATTGGCGGGGTGGAATTCATGA
- the atpC gene encoding ATP synthase F1 subunit epsilon, whose translation MVMTVRVIAPDKTVWDAPAEEVILPSTTGQLGILANHAPLLTALETGVMRVRSGKDWLSIALMGGFAEVENNELTVLVNGAIRGDTINLDQAKADYTNAKEQLAKTEQGDSRQAKFQATQAFRQARAKLQAAGGSVEL comes from the coding sequence ATGGTGATGACTGTCCGGGTAATTGCCCCCGATAAAACGGTTTGGGATGCCCCCGCCGAAGAAGTGATTCTCCCCAGTACGACTGGCCAGTTAGGCATCTTAGCCAATCATGCCCCCTTGCTCACGGCCCTGGAAACGGGGGTCATGCGAGTCCGCTCCGGTAAAGACTGGCTCTCAATTGCCCTGATGGGCGGCTTTGCCGAAGTTGAAAACAATGAACTCACGGTTTTAGTCAACGGTGCGATCCGGGGTGACACGATTAATTTAGACCAGGCCAAGGCTGATTATACGAATGCCAAGGAGCAACTTGCCAAGACCGAACAAGGGGATTCCCGCCAGGCCAAGTTTCAGGCTACCCAAGCATTTCGTCAGGCTCGGGCTAAACTACAAGCAGCGGGTGGCTCGGTTGAGCTTTAG
- a CDS encoding pilus assembly protein PilO, which produces MTLTGDFGSPIQDSPPPSYPTVFGVTFTPIVTGILIAVGGLLVAAYLGSILVAPKLEEATALQLELSQQEDDLKQREETLKQLNKVVADLDQAKVNNQQVRTLFADQKALDTLLLDLNQIITASQARLDKYEPQPPAVVADGSLGPELNNKIKQQVTNVIMEGSYEQTIKVMQSIDSQQNFLVVRGLTVEAIPTKPGLVKSTFNMIAYVPLTPEELAAANPPPEPKPEGEGQKDGQPKPEGT; this is translated from the coding sequence ATGACCCTAACTGGAGATTTTGGCTCCCCCATTCAAGACAGCCCGCCCCCGTCTTATCCCACCGTATTTGGGGTTACTTTCACGCCGATTGTTACAGGGATCCTAATTGCAGTTGGTGGTTTATTGGTGGCCGCTTACCTTGGCTCAATCCTCGTGGCTCCAAAATTGGAAGAAGCGACCGCCCTACAACTCGAACTCTCCCAACAAGAGGATGACCTGAAGCAGCGGGAGGAAACCCTCAAGCAACTTAATAAAGTGGTCGCCGACCTAGACCAGGCCAAGGTCAATAACCAACAGGTACGAACCCTCTTTGCGGATCAAAAAGCCTTGGATACACTCCTCCTAGACTTGAATCAGATTATTACTGCTAGCCAGGCCCGCCTAGATAAGTATGAGCCTCAGCCCCCTGCAGTTGTTGCCGATGGCTCCCTTGGGCCTGAACTGAACAACAAGATTAAGCAGCAAGTCACGAACGTGATCATGGAAGGCTCCTATGAACAGACGATTAAGGTGATGCAAAGCATTGACAGCCAGCAAAATTTCTTAGTCGTGCGGGGATTAACGGTTGAGGCCATTCCGACCAAGCCTGGCCTGGTTAAGTCAACCTTTAATATGATTGCCTATGTCCCCCTCACCCCAGAGGAATTGGCGGCGGCCAATCCCCCCCCGGAACCCAAGCCAGAAGGGGAAGGGCAAAAAGATGGCCAACCTAAACCGGAGGGTACCTAA